In Bradyrhizobium sp. G127, one genomic interval encodes:
- the murG gene encoding undecaprenyldiphospho-muramoylpentapeptide beta-N-acetylglucosaminyltransferase, translated as MPNRPLIMLAAGGTGGHLFPAEALGVALMKRGARVRLITDSRAVRYGGLFSRDMMDVVPSETVRGRTPWALARTGAMLAAGGAMALALLLRQKPKAVVGFGGYPTLPPLLAARLLGIPTVIHDSNAVLGRANRLLSTRVNAIATSLPGVLDRDPALAEKNTVTGTPMRPAILAAAAVPYGSPDTTGPLRLLVTGGSQGARIMADIVPPAIERLEPALWRRLSLVQQVREEDMARVRGVYDRLKIEAELAPFFTDLPARLASSHLVISRSGAGTVAELAAIGRPSVLVPLPGAIDQDQFANAGVLEKAGGAIRIAQTEFTPDRLAAEISALAADPARLTAMASDARSVGRLDAAERLADLAVKVAGI; from the coding sequence ATGCCCAACAGGCCTCTCATCATGCTGGCGGCGGGCGGAACGGGCGGTCACCTGTTTCCTGCCGAAGCATTGGGGGTTGCGCTGATGAAGCGCGGCGCGCGCGTGCGGCTGATAACGGATTCCCGTGCGGTGCGTTACGGCGGTTTGTTCTCTCGCGACATGATGGATGTGGTGCCGAGCGAAACCGTGCGCGGGCGCACACCGTGGGCGCTGGCGCGCACCGGTGCGATGCTTGCCGCTGGCGGCGCGATGGCGCTGGCGCTGTTGCTGCGGCAAAAACCGAAAGCCGTCGTCGGCTTCGGCGGCTATCCGACGCTGCCGCCGCTGCTCGCTGCCAGGCTGCTTGGCATCCCCACCGTGATTCATGATTCCAATGCCGTGCTCGGCCGCGCCAACCGCCTGCTGTCGACGCGGGTGAACGCCATTGCGACATCGTTGCCCGGTGTGCTGGATCGCGATCCGGCATTGGCAGAAAAGAACACCGTCACCGGCACGCCGATGCGGCCCGCAATTCTCGCCGCCGCTGCTGTGCCCTATGGTTCGCCGGATACGACAGGACCGCTGCGCCTTCTGGTGACAGGCGGCAGTCAGGGCGCACGCATCATGGCCGACATCGTGCCGCCCGCGATCGAGCGGCTGGAGCCGGCGCTGTGGCGCAGGCTCAGTCTGGTGCAGCAGGTTCGCGAGGAAGACATGGCGCGGGTGCGCGGGGTCTACGATCGCCTCAAGATCGAGGCCGAACTTGCGCCGTTCTTCACGGATTTGCCGGCGCGGCTGGCGTCGTCGCATCTGGTGATCTCGCGCTCTGGCGCAGGCACCGTCGCCGAACTCGCGGCCATCGGACGCCCTTCCGTTTTGGTGCCGCTACCCGGAGCGATCGATCAGGATCAGTTCGCCAATGCCGGCGTGCTGGAGAAAGCCGGCGGCGCGATCCGGATTGCGCAAACCGAGTTCACGCCGGATCGTCTCGCCGCGGAAATCTCTGCGCTCGCCGCCGATCCCGCCCGGCTGACCGCGATGGCCAGCGATGCGCGCTCGGTCGGCAGGCTCGACGCCGCCGAGCGTCTTGCCGATCTCGCGGTGAAGGTGGCGGGTATCTAG
- a CDS encoding alpha/beta hydrolase, whose product MFTMTRMAALAVSLFTASLGMTEAHAAPRAPVVAKNVVLVHGAWADGSSWGEVIPYLQAAGLKVTAVQNPLSSLEDSVTATRRVLALQDGPTVLVGHSFGGTIISEAGTDSKVSSLVYVAARAPDANEDFVALSAKYPTGPVRAGIEAHDGYTRLSEDSFLKYFANGVPTKKAKVLYAVQGDTAASAFAARTTQAAWHDKPSFYAVSKEDKTINPDLERFLAKRMNATTIELDAGHLPMVSKPKEIANLILAAAGRGPKS is encoded by the coding sequence ATGTTCACAATGACACGAATGGCGGCGCTGGCCGTCAGCCTGTTCACCGCATCGCTTGGAATGACCGAAGCCCACGCAGCGCCGCGAGCGCCAGTTGTTGCGAAAAACGTCGTGCTGGTGCACGGCGCATGGGCCGATGGCTCAAGCTGGGGCGAGGTGATCCCCTATCTTCAGGCGGCGGGATTGAAAGTCACCGCCGTGCAGAATCCGCTCAGTTCGCTGGAAGATTCCGTGACGGCAACGCGCCGTGTGCTTGCGCTTCAGGATGGGCCGACCGTGCTCGTCGGCCATTCCTTCGGTGGCACCATCATCAGTGAAGCCGGTACGGATTCGAAGGTGTCGTCGCTGGTGTATGTTGCCGCGCGCGCGCCCGACGCGAACGAGGATTTTGTTGCGCTCTCCGCGAAGTATCCGACGGGGCCGGTGCGTGCGGGCATTGAGGCCCATGACGGCTACACGCGGCTGTCGGAAGATTCGTTCCTGAAATATTTCGCCAACGGCGTTCCGACCAAGAAAGCCAAGGTGCTTTATGCGGTGCAGGGCGACACCGCGGCGTCGGCCTTCGCGGCACGCACGACGCAGGCGGCATGGCACGACAAGCCGTCGTTCTATGCGGTGTCGAAGGAGGACAAGACCATCAATCCGGATCTCGAGCGGTTTCTCGCCAAGCGCATGAACGCGACCACCATCGAACTCGACGCCGGTCATCTGCCGATGGTGTCGAAGCCGAAGGAGATCGCCAACCTGATCCTCGCGGCGGCGGGACGCGGCCCGAAGAGCTGA
- a CDS encoding LysR family transcriptional regulator encodes MSRQDVNRSSEMEVFARVVELGGFSAAARALRMTPSAVSKLVARLEARLGVRLINRSTRKLQLTPEGTAYYDRSIRILDDIDTAEREAAAGATPRGRVRVNTSVPFGLHWLLPLLPGFLKLHPGVSVDVTLTDTVVDLLEERADIAIRVGPLRESRLLARKLGESRTVVVAAPSYLAEHGTPRTPADLAKHNMLGFCFSRQVEGWRFRDSKGGIITVPPVGNALVSDGEAMQRLAIAGAGLARLARFHVDEDIQASRLVPVLEDFNPGDREAIHAVFLGHGGQLPARVRAFLNYLVENVKL; translated from the coding sequence ATGTCGCGACAGGACGTTAATCGCTCCAGCGAGATGGAAGTCTTTGCTCGCGTGGTCGAGCTCGGAGGCTTTTCCGCCGCCGCCCGCGCGCTCCGCATGACGCCGTCGGCGGTTAGTAAACTGGTGGCTCGGCTGGAAGCCCGGCTCGGGGTGCGGCTCATCAACCGCTCGACCCGCAAATTGCAGCTCACACCGGAAGGCACCGCCTATTACGACCGCAGCATCCGCATTCTCGACGATATCGATACGGCGGAGCGCGAGGCTGCAGCCGGCGCGACGCCGCGCGGCCGCGTGCGGGTCAACACCAGCGTGCCGTTCGGGCTGCACTGGCTGCTGCCGCTGCTGCCCGGATTTCTCAAGCTGCACCCAGGCGTCAGCGTTGACGTTACGCTGACCGATACAGTGGTGGACCTGCTGGAAGAGCGCGCGGACATCGCCATTCGCGTCGGACCGTTGCGCGAGTCCCGGCTGCTCGCGCGCAAGCTCGGCGAGAGCCGTACGGTGGTGGTCGCCGCGCCCTCATATCTCGCGGAGCACGGAACGCCCCGCACGCCGGCCGATCTCGCCAAACACAATATGCTGGGCTTCTGCTTTTCACGGCAAGTCGAGGGTTGGCGATTTCGCGACAGCAAAGGCGGGATTATCACTGTGCCACCGGTCGGCAACGCGCTGGTGAGCGACGGCGAAGCAATGCAGCGGCTTGCCATTGCGGGCGCTGGCCTTGCGCGGCTCGCCCGCTTTCATGTCGATGAGGACATCCAGGCCTCAAGGCTGGTACCGGTGCTGGAAGACTTCAATCCCGGCGACCGTGAAGCGATCCACGCAGTGTTTCTGGGCCATGGCGGGCAATTGCCCGCGCGGGTGCGGGCATTTCTGAATTATCTGGTGGAGAACGTAAAACTCTAG
- a CDS encoding MFS transporter, translating to MPLALYALTAGAFGIGVTEFVIMGLLIQVGADLHVSISAAGLLISGYALGVVVGAPIMTIATARWPRKTVLLVLMGVFTIGNLACAIAPDYWTLMAARVLTAFAHGTFFGVGSVVATTLVVPNKKASAIAIMFTGLTVANILGVPFGTWLGQNFGWRATFWAVTLVGVVAFAIIAALVPKDRSVPEASNLKDDLAVLRRGPVLVGFLTTIMGWVGVFAAFTYLTPMLTKITGFSDAAVSPILLVLGAGLMVGNLLGGRIADKHLMTALFGSLFALALVLALITFALHNKIAMVVFAGLLGAAAFATAPPLQIWVLNKAHGAGQSLASSFNIAAFNLGNAIGAWLGGAVIDHGPGLGAIPWIASLVPLAGMVLAMTSHRLETRRAARVPAGASITACGAAAD from the coding sequence ATGCCACTCGCCCTGTACGCGCTCACCGCCGGCGCTTTCGGAATTGGCGTCACCGAATTCGTGATCATGGGCCTGCTGATCCAGGTCGGCGCGGATCTCCATGTCTCCATCTCCGCCGCCGGTCTGCTGATATCCGGCTACGCGCTCGGCGTCGTGGTCGGTGCGCCGATCATGACCATCGCCACCGCACGCTGGCCGCGCAAGACCGTGCTGCTCGTGCTGATGGGTGTGTTCACCATCGGCAATCTGGCGTGCGCCATCGCTCCCGATTACTGGACGCTGATGGCGGCGCGGGTACTGACTGCATTCGCCCACGGCACATTCTTCGGTGTCGGCTCGGTGGTGGCAACGACACTCGTCGTTCCAAACAAGAAGGCGTCCGCGATTGCCATCATGTTCACGGGTCTCACGGTCGCCAACATTCTCGGCGTGCCGTTCGGAACGTGGCTCGGGCAGAACTTCGGCTGGCGCGCGACGTTCTGGGCGGTCACGCTGGTCGGCGTTGTCGCGTTCGCCATCATTGCGGCTTTGGTCCCGAAGGACAGGTCGGTTCCGGAAGCATCGAACTTGAAAGACGATCTCGCGGTGCTGCGGCGAGGGCCGGTGCTGGTCGGATTTCTCACCACCATCATGGGGTGGGTCGGTGTCTTCGCAGCCTTCACCTATCTCACGCCGATGCTGACGAAGATCACGGGTTTCTCCGACGCCGCGGTCTCGCCGATCCTGTTGGTGCTGGGCGCGGGACTGATGGTCGGCAATCTGCTTGGCGGCCGCATCGCGGACAAGCATCTGATGACCGCGCTGTTCGGCAGTCTCTTTGCTCTCGCGCTTGTGCTCGCACTCATAACGTTCGCGCTTCACAACAAGATCGCGATGGTCGTGTTTGCCGGTCTTTTGGGCGCTGCCGCCTTCGCGACCGCGCCACCGTTGCAGATATGGGTACTGAACAAGGCGCACGGGGCGGGACAGTCACTTGCTTCCAGCTTCAACATTGCCGCCTTCAACTTGGGCAATGCCATCGGCGCGTGGCTCGGAGGTGCGGTGATCGATCATGGTCCGGGGCTTGGCGCGATTCCCTGGATTGCGAGCCTGGTGCCGCTCGCAGGCATGGTACTGGCGATGACCAGCCATCGGCTGGAAACGCGGCGGGCCGCTAGGGTTCCTGCAGGCGCCAGCATCACCGCCTGCGGGGCGGCGGCGGATTAG
- the murC gene encoding UDP-N-acetylmuramate--L-alanine ligase, which yields MRLPREIGPIHFVGIGGIGMSGIAEVLCNLGYTVQGSDASENANVTRLREKGIKISIGHKAENVNGADVLVVSTAIKRDNPELIAARGSRIPVVRRAEMLAELMRLKSCIAIAGTHGKTTTTSMVATLLDAGNFDPTVINGGIINAYGTNARLGAGEWMVVEADESDGTFLKLPVDVAIVTNVDPEHLDHFKTFDAVQDAFKNFVEGVPFYGFAVMCIDHPVVQALVGKIEDRRIITYGENPQADARLVDLAPFTGGSKFKVEFRNRKTDVAHQISDLVLPMPGRHNALNATAAIAVAHEIGISDEAIRKALAGFGGVKRRFTKTGDWNGVTIIDDYGHHPVEIAAVLKAARDSTKGKVIAVVQPHRYTRLQSLFEEFCTCFNDADVVIVADVYPAGEAPIPGVDRDSFVLGLRAHGHREVIPLPGADKLASVVRDVAKPDDFVVLLGAGNITQWAYALPGELKALN from the coding sequence ATGAGACTGCCGCGCGAGATCGGACCCATTCACTTCGTCGGTATCGGCGGCATCGGCATGAGCGGCATTGCCGAGGTGCTGTGCAACCTCGGCTACACGGTGCAGGGCTCCGACGCCTCCGAGAACGCCAACGTCACCCGCCTGCGCGAAAAAGGCATCAAGATCAGCATCGGCCACAAGGCCGAGAACGTGAATGGCGCGGATGTACTGGTGGTTTCGACTGCGATAAAGCGCGACAATCCGGAACTGATCGCCGCGCGCGGCTCGCGCATTCCCGTCGTCCGCCGTGCCGAGATGCTGGCCGAACTGATGCGGCTGAAAAGCTGCATCGCCATTGCCGGCACCCACGGAAAGACCACCACCACATCGATGGTCGCAACATTGCTCGATGCAGGAAATTTCGATCCCACAGTCATCAATGGCGGCATCATCAACGCCTACGGCACCAACGCGCGGCTCGGCGCGGGGGAGTGGATGGTGGTGGAGGCGGACGAGAGCGACGGCACGTTCCTCAAGCTGCCGGTGGATGTCGCCATCGTCACCAACGTGGACCCCGAGCATCTCGATCACTTCAAGACATTCGACGCCGTGCAGGATGCGTTCAAGAACTTTGTCGAGGGCGTGCCGTTCTACGGCTTCGCGGTGATGTGCATCGATCACCCGGTGGTGCAGGCGCTGGTCGGCAAGATCGAGGACCGCCGTATTATCACCTATGGCGAAAATCCGCAGGCCGACGCGCGGCTGGTCGATCTCGCGCCCTTCACCGGCGGCTCGAAGTTCAAGGTCGAGTTCCGCAATCGCAAGACCGATGTCGCGCATCAGATTTCCGATCTGGTGCTGCCGATGCCCGGCCGCCACAACGCGCTCAACGCGACGGCGGCGATCGCGGTGGCGCACGAGATCGGCATTTCCGACGAGGCAATCCGCAAAGCACTGGCCGGTTTCGGTGGCGTCAAGCGGCGCTTCACCAAGACCGGGGACTGGAACGGCGTCACCATCATCGACGATTATGGTCACCATCCGGTGGAAATAGCGGCCGTGCTGAAGGCCGCGCGCGATTCCACCAAAGGCAAGGTCATCGCCGTGGTGCAGCCGCACCGCTACACGCGGCTGCAATCTTTGTTCGAGGAATTCTGCACCTGCTTCAACGACGCCGATGTGGTGATCGTCGCCGACGTGTATCCGGCGGGCGAAGCGCCGATTCCCGGCGTCGATCGCGATTCATTCGTGCTTGGTCTGCGCGCGCACGGGCATCGCGAAGTGATCCCGCTGCCGGGGGCGGATAAACTCGCGTCTGTTGTGCGCGACGTGGCAAAGCCGGATGATTTCGTGGTTCTGCTCGGCGCGGGCAACATCACGCAATGGGCCTACGCGCTGCCGGGCGAGTTGAAGGCGTTGAATTAG
- a CDS encoding DUF6653 family protein: MAILSDETWKRHANPWSVWTRYAAFPVLVAAIWSRMWLGWGAIVPVTIVVAWLIWNPRAFPPPASTNNWASKAVLGERIWVALKRDEVPPHHRIAPRVAGLFSAAGALALVFGLVVFDAVVTVLAMLLVVVAKTWFVDRMVWLFDDMKDSKPEYRSWLY, encoded by the coding sequence ATGGCGATCCTCAGCGACGAAACCTGGAAGCGTCATGCCAATCCATGGAGCGTGTGGACCCGCTATGCAGCGTTTCCGGTTCTGGTCGCGGCGATCTGGAGCCGCATGTGGCTCGGCTGGGGCGCAATCGTTCCGGTGACGATTGTGGTTGCGTGGTTGATCTGGAATCCGCGGGCGTTTCCGCCGCCGGCCTCCACCAACAACTGGGCGTCGAAAGCGGTGCTCGGTGAACGCATCTGGGTCGCTCTGAAACGTGACGAAGTGCCACCGCATCACCGCATAGCGCCTCGCGTCGCGGGTTTGTTCTCGGCGGCTGGTGCGCTCGCTCTGGTCTTTGGGCTGGTTGTGTTCGACGCTGTCGTCACTGTTCTGGCGATGCTTCTGGTGGTTGTCGCCAAGACGTGGTTTGTCGATCGCATGGTATGGCTGTTCGACGACATGAAAGATTCCAAGCCGGAGTATCGTTCTTGGCTGTACTGA